The Setaria italica strain Yugu1 chromosome VIII, Setaria_italica_v2.0, whole genome shotgun sequence genome includes the window CAAAGTTTctgaactttgccgagtgtttttccatCATGCACTCGATAAAATCACTATCACTGTGCATCCCATTAACATTTTTTGCCGAGagtttatttttgccgagtgcccgataagtaacactcggcgaacaaaatCGACACCGTGTGCtgtttgccaagtgtaacacttggcaaagcctttgccgagtgtttttgtggctttgctgagtgcctcTAATACTCGCAAAGCTACTATATCTAGTGTATATTTATTACGGATGTCaactaatttctacatattttaATAAAATTAAGTCCTATATTTACAAGTGTATAAACTGTGAGGATACCCGGTTTACTTATTAGCAAATATCTATATATAGTatatcatatcatcatcatagaAAGATTACGTATGGAAAATAATTAGAACACAGACAACACAAACTTAGAAAGTCTGTTAAAAGAATCTGCGAAAGCCACCCAATGCAATGACCATTTTCTAATAACTAGTTATTGGGATGTCCCAATATCATTTTAAGATTAGTGGGAGTTTGCTTTTATTGTCCACCACCAATAAACATCAATCAATAAGTAGTTAATGGGCCTAGTTAGTTTGGGCTTCTGTGAGAAGGGTACTTTGGGTTGTAGTCATTGGATTGTTGGACGTGAAAGAAACAACGAAGACGAAAGATGATGTCCATTCCTAGCTCTAGCTGCGCCGCCACATAAGGAAGGAGGACATCGGTTGAGCTTTTGCTTAATTTCAGTTTGGCAATATATTGGAACTTTGTGAAGGAAGATGTTATATCCACCCCTATTTCTAATAAACTTTGGGAAATTCTTGCAAACTTTTTCGATACATGTACATTTGGAATGTACACCATTGTGACATCTTCATTGGTGAAGTATAACTTGGTATAGTGGTTTATATTCCAAACGTGTATACCAAACAGCATTGCAAATACTTTATGAATGTTACTAGAGATGGTGATAGACATGATATATCCCTCCAAAAAATttcatttccaaactcaacttATAAAAAATATACATAAAGACAATTTTTTAGAAGTTTTATTATGCGGGTCACTGAAGAAACCTCATGTAAAAATACCATTCACACATACGATTCCTTATGTGAACCACACTACTACAAAGCTAAACTTCAATATTACCACATCACTACTGGTTCATGATGTTAAGATCAATTAATACCGATTCAAACATCTCAAACCAGACAATGATTCGGCCCGACATATAAATCAATTCAACTACTCATGGCCGCTGAAGTGATGGAATGTTAAGTCTCATCATGCATGGTACAAAAATCGATGAAGACCTCAAACTCCACGAAGGGTCATCAGTCTTCGATATATACCACCTGATTACATCTTTGTAATATCATCAAAGCTAACTTAATTTGTTCTCATTCAAAACGGGTGAAGATTCCTATGTTATCACGCGAAGTACCTCTTTCCCTTATTATTTGTGCTCAACTTGTGAGCAGAGAATGCTGTAAAAAACAATTATCTTTTAAGTGAAATGgagaatttctttttttaaatgaaTAATATAATTCTCTGTTTAACTTAaacaaaaaattattttttattaaatgAATACAATTTGTTAAACAATAAAATGAATACAAAATGAAATCTAAGCAGCACTACTCCAATATTTTTTCCAAGTCACACTTGCTCTTGTTGGCCACCAGCCGCCTTGGTTGTTGGTCTGTCCCGGCGGCTACCTCCTCTGTGCACCCGTGATATTGAGATCGATGGAAGGATAAGGAACACACAGGTGGGCTATCTGTCTttatcagaaaaagaaaagtggacTGGAATGGAATATGGTAAGCAAAGCAACCATGTGCACACAGCTTCTTCTGACCACACAATATATTATCCATGCGTTGGGTGACGTAAGCATGAAATCCCATGATGTCCGTCCACGATATATCTTCGCTCCGATCTATACCAAATCCAATCCTTTAATTTCTTTATGTTGGCCTGCTAAATGAGTTTAATTTTTATTTCTCAGACTCCCATGTCCCATGGACTTCAGTAATTAACTACTTGTTAAAAGAGTACGTAATTAAGATCATAGACATTTTCATGCCCACtttttgtagtttttttttgaaagacccACTTTTGGTACTGCCTTGATGTCTAAAATGAGTTACATTTGGATCCGGGAAGTACCATGCGTACTGAAATCGTGTACCTTGCTGAATTCGATCGCAAGCACCATCCTGGAAGTATATATGCTAGAACTGTGGAAAGATGAGCGTGCAATCTACCTGCTAGGCCACGGCCATAACTCAGAAAATTTGTCGACGGATCAAAAATATTTTGAGATGAAGAAATCTGAGGATTCTTCGAAACCATGTTGCCAACCTAGCTTCCACTAACAGTCTGCCAAAAGTAGGCCATGCAAGAGACCAAAGGAGTCATATCCATGCCTTGTTTACTGTTGCCAGATGCTTAAAGTCACTGAAAGCACGTGGCTGCAGTTTGGAAGATAGACATAGCTGGGGCCATATCGTATATCCATCATGCATTGATGGCCGACACAACAGCGTCGTCTAGCTTGGACACAAGTGGCAAATGGATCAATTTGCATGCCCATGATAGGTCGTCAACAGTCCACGGATGATTTATTTTGGTATATGTGGGCTAACCTTCAACAGTCCTACTAGTTTTGCTTTTCTGCCAGCATGAACGAACTGACGAATGTCATCACTTATGCTTCAATGTGGAGCTTAATTAGTACGGTCGACGTCTCGACATGATTGTTgagaatgaaatgaaatggaATGACAGAACGGAGTGGAATGGATTGATTTCTCTGTTGTCAATGTTTACATATATGTACACTTGGGCTGTCAATGTTTACACATATATACACTTGGGCAGGAagatccaatcgggactaattattcaggactaaaggtccctcactttagtcccgggtaaatttttcacgcgaaatatgcgggTACGTGGtacgtgggattcaaacccgcAACCTGTTGTCTcatgcgtagcttccttaccatctaaTCTACACAATACATCTCACTGAGTAAGAGCAGCTATCCTTCTGTATTCACCTGTGGGGGACCCTGCTTTAATCCCGGTGGTGGCCTTTTGGTcttggttggtattaccaactgggactaaaggggtctccaTAGGTCTCCATGGACCACGAAATTAAGATTAGAGATTAAAACCTCtgtagtcccgggtccaaaaccGACCGAGATCTTTTTTGAGGATCTAAGGTCATTTCTCTACCAGCTGAGAAAAAGTTTTTTATTGCCATTTTTCAAATACATCGTTTCTTGTTAGCCATTTTGATACATACTCTCGGTATAAGCTACCTCATAATAATATCAGTATGCACAATCAGGAAGTTTTATATTCAATCTTGTATGCAGTAATGCACACAATTAGTCTTTTGGTTAGATACTTTCTGTATAAATGGAATAAATGTGCATCAGACGCCAATACCATTGGCTAAAAGAGCATGTGAAGAAGAGGTGATTTGAGGTCTCCTCGACACCAGAACTATACAGGGCACAGCTATAATCATCAAGAATTCTCCATTTTCTGCGAAGGATATTCCTTGTGTTTAATCTGTCCAGTAGGCGGAACTTCAAAGCGATGGTTTTTCTCTTAAGCTATATCCATGCATACGGCCTCAGGGCTCTGCAGGGACTACTCCAAATTAACTGTGTGTACTCTCTTCATTAGAGTGAGGTAGAGAATTAGTAGGGCTCACCCACTCTGATAAGATTGTGGAGGGAGGAAACCATGGCCGCTCCCAGCATGGTCTCCTCCCACCAAGAAGTCTCCCACCGAGTCTCCTCCCACCAAGTCTCCCACCAAGGATAATACAGCTGTTGTGACAGCTTTCCTGTTCCCGGCCATGTTCCTCTTGCATACACGGGGTCCGTTACGCCGGTGGTGGAGCTTTCCATTTGCAAGAATCGAAAGCTATAATTAGCCTCTAGGTCGGTCAACAGAACAGACAATTAACTTTAAAGGGAGGGACCAGCATGTGCTACAATGCAGCACTGTAGTACAGCGTACAGTAGCTAGAGCCCCACCAAGCATAGAACCTTGCAAGGCCTGAAATTAAGGGGCCGGCGCACTTGGACGCGTAGAATAATGGCGCAACATGCTGGGTGGTTCTCCTCGACCAAAATTAAAGCAACGAATCAAGGCGGGCCCTTACGATCAAAGCTAGTCGATCGTCTCCGTGGTATTTGTGCCCCGATGATGCACACATTAATTATGTATTATTTGTGTTCACTGAATTTAATTTCTTCCGCTGAGAAGAAAGCAAGTGTATCGGAATCTTCATCTCGCTACCTAGCATGCCCTGGTGATGCTACTGTGTTACTATAAGGTAGCTCATAATATCCATGTCTTGTTTACTGATGCCAGTTGCTTAAAATAACTGAAGATATAGAGCTGGGGCCATATCCGTATATCCATCATGCATTCGTACGTGGCCGCCACAACAGCGTCTAGCTAGATGGTAGGTCGTCAACAGTCCACGGATGATTATTTTGGTATATGTGGGCAAACCTTCAACAGTCCTACTAGTTTTGCTTTTCTGCCAGCATGAACGAACTGACGAAGGTTCCTGCAGAGGTTTCTACTCAAGGTATGATGAGTAATTTCATCACTTATGCTCCAATGTGGAGCTTAATTAGTACGGTCGACGTGTCGACATGATGCCCATAGCACTCGTCGGTGATATATGCATTTAAGCATTTGGAATTTCATTCTTCAGTTAAGGAAGAAACAAAAGTAGCAATCTCTTAGGCCCACTTGTGGAAGTgatctttagttccggttggagaGACACACAGGTCTCGAAATCCGATTGGGACTAATTATTCAGACTAAAGGTCCTCCTATTTAGTTCCAGGTAAATTTTTCACGTAAAATATGCGCGTACACTATGCGTGGAATTCGAACCCGCAACCTCTTGCCTCATGCATAGCTTCCTTATTACCATctcacagcacatctgactgagTAGGAAATGCTATCCTTATGTATTCacccgtggggaccctttaATCCTGGAGGTGGCCCTTTATTCTAGTTGAtgttactaaccgggactaaaaggggtctCCACATACCACGAAGGGGTCTCCACGGACCACGAAATTAAGATTGGAGATTAAAGCctctttagtcctaggtccaAAACCAATTAAGATCTGTGTTGAGTATGGAAGGTCATTTCTCTACCAGTAGCCGCTTTCCAAAGAATGGATTAGCAAGCTAGGCAGTAAGGCATGTATAtatgttttctcttttatttttgctTGTTCTTGTACTTGGAAATTTTTACTTCCTGCTCGTGCAATTTGATATTAAGTGCCAAGGTAAATAGACATCTACGCTGTACAACTCTTTTATTAGACAATGCCTGAAAGTTCCTGCTCTCACAAGTGAGAAGGAGCAAATCCACAATTATTATATGTAGTATCTAAACACTAGATATGACCACTAGCAAATATCATGACAAAAAACACATATTAATAACAAATCTTTTGTCCTGATtagaaacaccaactgggacaaaatatAGGAGCGCGCGTCTCCATGTGCACAGGTGCATAACAAGTCTTTCTTATGTTCTCCAGGCACATCtttcttctccacctcctcctcttcctctcacgCGCACAGGTCTTTCttatctcttcctcctctcagGTGGTTggctctcctcccctcctcttttttcccaccctctccccctctactgcccctccctttcctcctctgctcgcccctcactggcagtgaggagcggcagcggggtgaGGGCAGGTTGCGGCGCGCGTGCAGGGCGGGCAGCATCGGCGGCGTGGAGTGGGCGGCAGAGCGGTGCGGGGGGCGTGGACAAGGCGGAGCGGCGCGGTTGGAAGAGGAGTGGGCGGCACGGGCGGAGCGTGGGGCGGGGCGGAGTTGGCTGGGCAGCGTGGGATTGgggcgcgggggcggaggcTGGCGGGTGTGGCGGCGCGGGTAGGTGCGTgagtggaggcggaggaggccggcgggtgCGGACGGCCATCCGGCAGATGTgggttttattttttcttttttgtaattttttaacaccaactgggactaagtGAGGTATATTTGGACACGGGGAGTACGCATTCAAAATCGTGTTCCTCGATGAACTCGATCGAGTATTTCTCTGAATACGCCATCATTGGATATGTATGCTGCTTCTGCGTGGAAAGATGACCCTGACTTCTTACGGACCGAGAAATATATATCTCAGAAAATTGGTCCACTCAGAAATTTCCTCGAAATCATGTTGCCGATTCCGTCCGCCAACAATTAATCTGCCAAAAGTAGGCCAAGTATATAACAGACCAAAAATTTCAATTGCACAGCCTTGGAGGGAAGTCAGTCGTCTAAGAATATCTTgaatagaaaaggaaaaggctTGGAACTTATGTCTTGTTTGTTCAGTGTTGCGAGTTGCTTAAAACCATTGAGCTCCGTTCAACATTCAGAGCACTGCACTGTTCAATATATTGTATATCCATCATGAATAATGCATGGCCACCACATTTTTTTTGGCCAAAGGCATGGCCACCACATCTATTTGTTTATTTGACCAAATGGAACAACTTGCTTGCAAATGATTAACAGTCCACTGCTCAGAAAAGGTTAACAATCCACGGATCATTAATTTTGTTGATGTAGAAAAAATAATTAGCTGCAGATAGGAGCACTCATGTATTGATTTGGAGGAGACTCTAACTTGGGCTGATATAAGGTCTAGCAATCATGAAATGCATGGTGTAAATAGTAAAAGGCAACTATCACAGCTATATAAAGATTATAAAGTATTTACATGCATGGTATTTTGTTAGCGAATTAACAAATAAGATAAAAGCAAAGGTAAtggaattttgaatttttttattaaaagaaagaaaggcagTAGTAAAACAGGGAGATATCTACTCTGCATGCCTATATAAGAGAGGTAGGCAACAGCTTTTTAAGCACTGGGAATGCCTGGTAGAAGGATCCAATACCAAGTAGCCATGACTCAACTGCAGGTTATGTGgctgcttcttctttctcccgCCCTAGTACTCTCCCAGGTGCCAGCACCGGTTGTCTCTGAAACGCTGCGACGAGCACCACCACCGGGCTGCAATACCACTACCAGGTGCGGCGGCGTAACCATTCCCTACCCCTTCGGCCTGAGCAAACCCTGCTCTTGGGACAAATTCTTCAAACTCTCCTGCAATCGTAGCTTTAGCCCTCCAAGACCGTACTTGGGCAACGTCGAGGTGATGGACATAACGGTGGAGACAGGCGAGATGCGCGTCTACAGCTCCGTCGCGCACCGCTGCTTCAACTCGTCGAAGGAATCCGGCCATCGTCCATCACAGAGGTACAACTTCACCGGCACGCCGTTCCTGGTGAAGCCGGGGAGGAACGAGTTTACGGGCATCGGGTGCTACAACCTGGCGGTGCTCCGTGGCAAGGAAGACAGCAGCTACTTCAGCGCCTGCTTGACGACGTGCACTAGCCTGGATGATGCGTCTACCGGCAACAGCAATGGCTGCGCAGGGCTCGGCTGCTGCCAGATACAATTGCCGACCGAGCTCAACATGATCCGTGTACAATTGCCGGAGCAAGACGACAACACTACATGGAATTTCAGCCCCTGCAGCTACGCCTTGGTGGCCGAGAAGGGATGGTACGTACACGTCCCCTTAATTTTTTTCGTTCAGAAATAGAACTGTGCAGTGTAGCTACACCTGATTCATGTAAGATTTTAGCTTTAGGCTTTAACTGTCGATCTTTCTGTCTGTATTTTAGGTACAAATTCAGCCTGAACGACCTGAATGGTACCGGAGAGATGGCATATAACGTACGGGTTGGTCACAGAAGCGCCCCTTTGGTGCTTGACTGGGCCATCGATGTTTCCAGGGATGGAGCCTGCGTCAGTTCCAACAGCTATCGCGTCACCGTGAGAGATGACCAGGGGTATCTCTGCAATTGCTCCAAGGGATACCAAGGGAATCCATACGTCACGGATGGCTGCAAGAGTAAGCGCGATTTATTCCTAACCTCAGATTATAAACACTCATAGAGTACTATTCATTTATTTCTATGGcagttgcattttttttacataaaacATAATTGAACATGCCAAAATTCCTAAGTTGAAAGTGATTGAAACAAGCAGAAACTTTTCCTTAGTAACCTAAAATTCATATGTTGAAAGTTGAAAGAAGCTATTTATTTGTTCATTATCCCTTTCTTAAAAAGCCTAACATCGTTTGGAGTTACTTTTGGAACTGTGCAGTCGATCTTCAAGTGCTCAAGATTGTATTGCTCGAAATTTTCTTAACAAATAGTTTCAAAAAGTACCAGCTTTCTTCCTATATTTTGCATACTTTTTTTACAAGACATTAGTGGACAAAATATTGCGCTAATTCCAGAAAATGACAATCTTTTTTGTGACTACTGGTAAATAATATGCAGATTTTTTCAGAAAGTGTAATCATAATGACCACTTGAATGTTGACATATTATATGCAGATATCGACGAATGCGAATCTCCAGAATTATATCCTTGTCCAAGTGGCTCCAATTGCAAGGACACAGAAGGTAGCTACATGTGTCCATGCAAATTTGGCCTAAGAGGAAAGGACTGTCGTCCCATATTTCCCGCGCCTGCTGCTGCAGTACTAGGTGAGCACAAAAGTCAACACAATAAGATCGTTAGATCTTTTGGAACTCCAAGTTATTTTACATTTCCATTGATTATTTCTCTTTTCACTTGATCTTTCATATGTAATTTTTGTTAAATGAAAATCCTACCGATAATGTTATTTTTACTATTTTTGAACATTTTGACAAGACATGAAAACTTTCAGGAATGTAACAATTCCATTAAAATATTCATGGATGTTCACCATTGGAAACTGTACAGTTGGATTTATCGGTTGCAAAATAGATAGTTACATATATCCTTAATTTTTTAGAGTTCCTATATGTATCCTTAATAATGAGTATGATTATAACAAAAACAAGGTATTATAGTGGGGAAAGTGTAAAAGACAGATACATGCTGTGTTTGCAGCAACCACTGTCGCAAGCCTATTTCTGGCGCTCCTACTCTGGTCCATTCACAAGGATCGAAAGCGGCGAATCAAGACAGTTTTCTTCGACCAAAACGGGGGTAAAATACTGAAGGGTGCAGCTGGCATCAACATATTCACAGAAAAGCAGCTGATCAAGTTCACAAACCACTACGACACCCTCATCGGAAGAGGTGCCTTCGGCATGGTGTTCATGGGAACCACTGACGAAGAGCAGAGAGTTGCGGTTAAACGGTCCATCATAGAAGACAAGGAACTTCATGGAAGAGGGAACCTTCAGCACGGGGAGGACATTGTGAACGAGATCACCTTCCAGTTCCGGAACAGCCACCCAAACCTGGTCCGGCTTGTCGGGTGTTGCTTGGAGACAAATATCCCTGTGTTGGTCTTCGAGTTCATCAGTAACGGGAACCTCTATAACCTGCTGCATGTTTCAACGCATAAGGTTGTCCCGCTACGGACACGCCTCAAGATTGCCATCGGATCTGCAGAAGCTCTGGCCTATATCCACTCGCATGGTGATCACGACTGCGTCGTCCACGGTGATGTCAAGTCTGCCAACATCCTCCTAGATGATAACCTCATGCCCAAGGTCTCCGATTTCGGATCGTCCAAGCTTTTGTCGATTGATAGGTATGCCAGAGCTGTGGCCGCAGATATGAGCTACGTGGATCCAGTGTATATGAAGACGGAACGTTTTGTGAAGAAGAGTGACGTCTACAGCTTTGGCATGGTTCTCCTTGAGCTGATCACCCGGAAGACTGTTAAGTATGGCAAAAGTAAAATAAATAGCCTCCCCATGGACTTTGTCAGGTGTTGTAAGGAGATGGGCAGCGGACGGGAGATGTACGACATAGCCATTTCATCTCATGGCGACACTCAATGTCATCACTGCATAGATTGCCTTGACAAGATCGGCGCTCTGGCGGTTCGGTGTCTCAAGGAAGATGTGGATGAGAGACCGACAATGGCAGAGGTTGTGGATGAATTGAAGCTAGCGTCAGAGGCAGTGGAGAAATGCAAGCATCATGTGAACTTAATAGCATACGATCGCTCATGTTATTTGGAGGTATGTTAAAGTCATGTACATATTGGTGAAGACAGCAATGCAAGCATGCTTGGAAGGCTCAAGCTATAGCTACTTTTTAGTACTATCTTGAACCGTAGATTACATCACTATATATAAAACTACTTGTCCAGCTTGTATGGATTTATGCACGCAAGTGTACTATATTTTCTGTATTGGAAAGGGTGAGATAGTTTGTCAGCTACTTTATTGTATCCCGTAATTTCATAATTCAGAAAATATATTATGTTTGGCatatgtttgttttttttaacgaaTGGGCTCGAGATTCTGCTTATTTTATTGATGAAGAAGGAGCGAGTAGAAGCCAGCTATAGCTGGTTCCatttcaagaaaagaaaaaagattacTCTTGCAATATTATGCCCCCAAGTCCCTTAATTTGCGCCGCCAGTAATCCAGTTATGTTTGGCATGTGAAGTAGAACAGTTGGTAGTAATAGTATCCTAAGAGTTGTTAGGGCAGTCCCAACCTACGGGTTGCATATTTATAGTCGGGCAATGCTAAGAGTTTTACATGGGCAGGAATTGTTCATGCGTATGGTTCGGATCTATATACATCAAGAATATCTCTAAGCTCTATCTCTAAGCTAACCGAACAAATCTTATATACAACTCCTATTGCTATCTGTTACATGAGATATCATCTATTCTAACAACctccctcaatctaaacttCTCTTTCTCTTGAGGTTTAGATTGCATTTGAAGTCTTCTAGCTTTCCAACAGATAGTGCTTTAGTGAAGCCATAAGCAATTTGCTCCTTGGTGGATATGAGCTGAACCTGCAATTGTCTCTTTGCTACTCGTTCTCTTACAAAGTGGAAGTCAATCTCTGTGTGTTTCGTTGATGCATGAAAGACAGGATTTGCTGATAAATAAGTAGCCCCCAGATTGTCACACTACAAGATCGGCGGATGTTCCAAAGTAACACCCAATTCTTTTAACAGAGATTCCAACCAAATCACTTCAGCTGTAGGATTAGCCATTGATTTGTATTCGGGCTCTGTACTAGAACGTGATACTGTAGCTTGTTTCCTAGCACTCCAAGAAACAAGATTAGGACCAAAGAAAATAGCAAAGCCACCAGTAGATCTTCGATTATCAACACTTCtagcccaatcagcatcagagaagGTGCTTAACAGTAAGGAACGTGACTTTTGAAGTGTTAACCCAACATCCAAATTATGCTTTACATCCCGAAGAATTCTTTTAACATCATTCCAATGAATGCTAGTGGGAGCATGTAGAAATTGGCATACCTTGTTAACTAAGAACGGCAAGTCTGGGTCTGGTAAGCGTGAGATAATGAAATTGGCATACCTTGTTAACTCATAACCCAACAATGTTCCATCATGGCTTGATAATTTTTCTAATGTTGATAAGCGTGTTGATGACGGCTTGCAATTTGTCATCCCAACATGAGCAAGAATCTCTTGTGCATAATTCTCTTGTGACAACAATTTGCTATCACGTTGGACTTCCACACCCAAGAAATAGTGTAGATCACCTAAATCTTTTAAGGCAAAGTCCTTGCGCAAATCCAACAGTTGAGCTAAAACTGCTTTATTAGAAGAGCTTGTAATaataatgtcatcaacataaatAAGCATATAGATTGTGACATTTGACTTTTTATAAATAAACAGAGAAGTATCTAATTTAGAAGTATTGAATCCAAGATCAATAAGCTTAGAACTTAGTCTAGTATACCAACCTCTCGgagcttgcttcaatccatagaTAGCATTATCAAGCTTACACGCAGGTGTGGAGCATCTGTAATCTCAATCCCTGGTGGTTGTCTCATATAAACCTCCTCTTCTAGAACATCATGTAAGAACGTATTTTGAACATCTAATTGCCTTAGAAACCATCCTCTAGAGATAGCAATAGAAAGTACAGGGTGGATTGTAGCAATAGAAAGTACCACATGACTGAAGGTGTCTTCATAATCAATCCCATACCGTTGTTGAAAACCTTTGGCTACCAAGCAAGCTTTGTATATGTGTATTATACCATCTGCTTTCCTTTTGATTTTGTAAACCCATTTGCAATTAATTAGATGTGTACCTCTTTTCTCCTCCACAAGATGCAAGTTTGATTTCTAAGCAACATTGTTTATTCATCCTACATAGCTTTTCTCGAATTTGGATCATCTAGTGCCTCCTGTTAGCTTATTGGTTCTTCTACTAAAAAAATATTGCACCATCTCACAGTACCATCAATATGTAATCGAGGTTTAACAATATCACTTTGAAGCCTTATGCGATGCCTTGGTGTAGAGCTTTCAATATGCAAAGCTGGTTTTTCCACAGCGGATCCCAAGTTGGATGCAGAAGATCCACCGCCTGGAGTCATCAGAGTGGAAGCAGGCACCTGTGGTGGGCTGCGAGCCTCCTGATTGGAGGAGCCAGGCGCGGGAAGTGTTGTTGTGCCACACGTTGGGACCCCAGTCGTGGGTGTCCTCGTGGGGGACATGGGTGTGGATGCCACTGTGGCTGTCCCCCCACGTTGAGCGCTCAGATTGGCaccaggagagggaggggagggggtagTGCCGCCTGGAGAGGGAGGGGACGGTGGGAGGTGGCGGATCCGGGAAAGGGAcaggagggggcggcgccaggagccaggagagggaggggaggtggcACCACcgggagaaggaggggagggggtggcgtcGCCGGGAGATGGAGGGAGGGTGAGGGTGGGAGGCGGCCGGGGCAAACTGAGGAAGAGGGGAGGGTGGGAGGCAGCCGAGGAGCTTGACTTATATGAAAATTTAAGTTTGCCGAGTAACAAAGATGtagctttgctgagtgccacatcatgggcactcggcaaaacttttttcttcatttttcttcttttccttctcttccttcttttccaTAATGTGTTCTTCTAAATTTGTTCCGATGCACTTTAAAAATATCTTGTTAAATTCACTCAACAaagcatatttgatttttctacgaatTAAATTCCATTAtttatgcagttatagctcaaattcaatttatatccattaaaattttataattgtacttaataaattaaaattttcaaacagttctaaaaaattactaaaatttcacatgaaacaatctatATTCT containing:
- the LOC101780498 gene encoding wall-associated receptor kinase 2 isoform X1; this translates as MPGRRIQYQVAMTQLQVMWLLLLSPALVLSQVPAPVVSETLRRAPPPGCNTTTRCGGVTIPYPFGLSKPCSWDKFFKLSCNRSFSPPRPYLGNVEVMDITVETGEMRVYSSVAHRCFNSSKESGHRPSQRYNFTGTPFLVKPGRNEFTGIGCYNLAVLRGKEDSSYFSACLTTCTSLDDASTGNSNGCAGLGCCQIQLPTELNMIRVQLPEQDDNTTWNFSPCSYALVAEKGWYKFSLNDLNGTGEMAYNVRVGHRSAPLVLDWAIDVSRDGACVSSNSYRVTVRDDQGYLCNCSKGYQGNPYVTDGCKNIDECESPELYPCPSGSNCKDTEGSYMCPCKFGLRGKDCRPIFPAPAAAVLATTVASLFLALLLWSIHKDRKRRIKTVFFDQNGGKILKGAAGINIFTEKQLIKFTNHYDTLIGRGAFGMVFMGTTDEEQRVAVKRSIIEDKELHGRGNLQHGEDIVNEITFQFRNSHPNLVRLVGCCLETNIPVLVFEFISNGNLYNLLHVSTHKVVPLRTRLKIAIGSAEALAYIHSHGDHDCVVHGDVKSANILLDDNLMPKVSDFGSSKLLSIDRYARAVAADMSYVDPVYMKTERFVKKSDVYSFGMVLLELITRKTVKYGKSKINSLPMDFVRCCKEMGSGREMYDIAISSHGDTQCHHCIDCLDKIGALAVRCLKEDVDERPTMAEVVDELKLASEAVEKCKHHVNLIAYDRSCYLEVC
- the LOC101780498 gene encoding wall-associated receptor kinase 2 isoform X2 — protein: MPGRRIQYQVAMTQLQVMWLLLLSPALVLSQVPAPVVSETLRRAPPPGCNTTTSFSPPRPYLGNVEVMDITVETGEMRVYSSVAHRCFNSSKESGHRPSQRYNFTGTPFLVKPGRNEFTGIGCYNLAVLRGKEDSSYFSACLTTCTSLDDASTGNSNGCAGLGCCQIQLPTELNMIRVQLPEQDDNTTWNFSPCSYALVAEKGWYKFSLNDLNGTGEMAYNVRVGHRSAPLVLDWAIDVSRDGACVSSNSYRVTVRDDQGYLCNCSKGYQGNPYVTDGCKNIDECESPELYPCPSGSNCKDTEGSYMCPCKFGLRGKDCRPIFPAPAAAVLATTVASLFLALLLWSIHKDRKRRIKTVFFDQNGGKILKGAAGINIFTEKQLIKFTNHYDTLIGRGAFGMVFMGTTDEEQRVAVKRSIIEDKELHGRGNLQHGEDIVNEITFQFRNSHPNLVRLVGCCLETNIPVLVFEFISNGNLYNLLHVSTHKVVPLRTRLKIAIGSAEALAYIHSHGDHDCVVHGDVKSANILLDDNLMPKVSDFGSSKLLSIDRYARAVAADMSYVDPVYMKTERFVKKSDVYSFGMVLLELITRKTVKYGKSKINSLPMDFVRCCKEMGSGREMYDIAISSHGDTQCHHCIDCLDKIGALAVRCLKEDVDERPTMAEVVDELKLASEAVEKCKHHVNLIAYDRSCYLEVC